In Nocardia yunnanensis, one DNA window encodes the following:
- a CDS encoding AMP-binding protein — MVTDVIDAVAEFAAPRKALWDVLLDPQTYPRLFPGIGACEQLDTVDAHPTLNMRVGGHGIEVGLLRVQLHVTKAGEGFELHCPEHGSFAAVRLRGDGEHTRVYVTFFKAGRVHPVLAQLPNSTVVTWAQSGLKRVGDLIAGAPTSLIVNGEDSPVRLQAGVVKRMVSSGVVRTYRPDVGLKQIGGLAKWGFSLAGGYAAAAAHSPQRAAVIDDRYSSTFDQLHARSSALAGAFTALGFGPGTAIGLLCRNHTGMVEAMVAAGKSGADAVLLNTGLPARQVEEIVARHQLSALFVDSEFEHLVRYLPIDIPRFTSDDVPPDPGRTTLEDLIAMRQEPPRKPPRPGRLVVLTSGTSGTPKGARRPHPKGFGTVAALLSRIPFGTNETMFIPAPLFHTWGLGALQISTAIRATVVLGDRFDAEDCLRRIAEQRVTALIVVPIMVNRILDLPTHVRTRYDLSSLRIVASCGAPLAGATVQKFLDAFGDILYNVYGSTEVSWASIADSADLRMSPTTAGRPPLGTKLAVLGPDRRPVPVGATGRIFVGNHMLFDGYTDATPPDEADGMLDTGDVGYLDAAGKLFVAGRDDEMIISGGENVFPRAVEEALSHLPQVSEVAVIGVPDHEFGQRLAAFVVKRPGSGLDSDMVRNYIRHRVSRFSVPRDVTFLDSLPRNPTGKILKRTLIAPT, encoded by the coding sequence GTGGTAACCGATGTCATCGACGCGGTCGCGGAATTCGCGGCCCCGCGCAAAGCGCTCTGGGACGTATTGCTCGATCCGCAGACCTACCCTCGACTGTTTCCCGGAATCGGCGCGTGCGAGCAACTCGACACCGTCGACGCGCATCCCACCTTGAACATGCGGGTCGGCGGCCACGGCATCGAGGTCGGCCTGCTGCGCGTGCAACTGCATGTCACCAAGGCCGGCGAGGGCTTCGAGCTGCACTGCCCCGAGCACGGCAGCTTCGCCGCAGTCCGGCTGCGCGGCGACGGCGAGCACACCCGCGTCTACGTCACCTTCTTCAAGGCCGGCCGGGTGCATCCGGTGCTGGCGCAGCTGCCGAACTCGACGGTGGTCACCTGGGCCCAGTCCGGCCTGAAACGGGTCGGCGACCTGATCGCGGGCGCCCCGACCTCGCTCATCGTCAACGGCGAGGATTCGCCGGTGCGGCTGCAGGCCGGGGTGGTCAAGCGGATGGTGTCCTCCGGCGTGGTGCGCACCTACCGGCCCGATGTCGGGCTCAAACAGATTGGCGGACTGGCGAAGTGGGGGTTCAGCCTGGCGGGCGGGTATGCCGCGGCGGCCGCGCACTCCCCGCAGCGCGCGGCCGTGATCGACGATCGCTATTCCAGCACCTTCGACCAATTGCACGCCCGCAGCAGCGCTTTGGCGGGCGCGTTCACCGCGCTCGGGTTCGGGCCGGGCACCGCGATCGGGCTGCTGTGCCGCAATCACACCGGCATGGTCGAGGCCATGGTGGCGGCGGGCAAATCGGGTGCGGACGCGGTGCTGCTCAATACCGGGCTGCCCGCGCGGCAGGTCGAGGAGATCGTGGCGCGCCATCAGCTCTCGGCGCTGTTCGTGGACAGCGAGTTCGAGCATCTGGTGCGCTATCTGCCGATCGACATCCCCCGCTTCACCAGTGACGACGTCCCGCCGGACCCGGGCCGCACCACGCTCGAGGATTTGATCGCCATGCGCCAGGAGCCGCCGCGCAAGCCGCCGCGGCCCGGGCGGCTGGTGGTGCTCACCTCGGGAACCAGCGGGACGCCCAAGGGCGCGCGCCGCCCGCACCCCAAGGGTTTCGGCACGGTCGCGGCGCTGCTGTCGCGAATCCCGTTCGGCACCAACGAGACCATGTTCATCCCGGCCCCGCTGTTCCACACCTGGGGGCTGGGCGCGCTGCAGATCTCCACGGCCATCCGCGCGACGGTGGTGCTGGGCGACCGTTTCGATGCCGAGGACTGTCTGCGCCGCATAGCCGAGCAGCGGGTGACGGCGTTGATCGTGGTGCCGATCATGGTGAACCGCATCCTCGATCTGCCCACCCACGTGCGCACCCGCTACGACCTGTCGAGCCTGCGCATCGTGGCCAGTTGCGGTGCGCCGCTGGCGGGTGCGACGGTGCAGAAGTTCCTCGACGCCTTCGGCGACATCCTCTACAACGTGTACGGCTCCACCGAGGTGTCGTGGGCCTCGATCGCCGACTCGGCGGATCTGCGCATGTCCCCGACCACCGCGGGGCGGCCGCCGCTGGGCACCAAACTCGCTGTGCTGGGCCCGGATCGGCGGCCGGTGCCGGTGGGCGCGACCGGGCGCATCTTCGTCGGCAATCACATGCTGTTCGACGGCTACACCGACGCGACCCCGCCCGACGAGGCCGACGGCATGCTCGACACCGGCGATGTCGGCTATCTGGATGCCGCGGGCAAGCTGTTCGTGGCGGGTCGCGACGACGAGATGATCATCTCCGGTGGCGAGAACGTCTTCCCGCGCGCGGTGGAGGAGGCGCTCTCGCATCTGCCGCAGGTGTCGGAGGTGGCGGTGATCGGGGTGCCCGATCACGAATTCGGCCAGCGCCTGGCCGCTTTCGTGGTGAAGCGGCCGGGTTCCGGGCTGGATTCCGATATGGTCCGCAACTACATTCGCCATCGGGTGAGCCGCTTCTCGGTGCCGCGCGACGTCACCTTCCTGGATTCGTTGCCGCGCAACCCCACCGGGAAGATCCTCAAGCGGACCCTGATCGCCCCGACCTGA
- the glgP gene encoding alpha-glucan family phosphorylase — MKALRRFTVRAHLPERLSALTELATNLRWSWHGPTQDVFAELDPRLWVEVGHDPVRMLGDVPAERLDELAADAAYTRRVDAAAADLADYLARPRWFQKQQRGPRGIAYFSMEFGVSEVLPNYSGGLGILAGDHLKAASDLGLPLIGVGLLYRSGYFRQSLTADGWQAEHYPAVDPMGLPLRLLTDGGAPVLIHVAMPESRVLRARVWIAQVGRIPLLLLDSDIAENDPELRAVTDRLYGGDQDHRIKQEILAGIGGVRAVRAYTRANGLPDPDVFHMNEGHAGFLGIERIREYLAAGMDFDTALTAVRAGTVFTTHTPVPAGIDRFAGALVRRYFGGTHGERESPVLPGVSVDRILALGREADPSVFNMAHLGLRLAQRANGVSRLHGAVSRDMFAPLWPGFDAAEVPIGSITNGVHAPTWAAREWIDKARELIGDELVEEARGWERLCDVDLGELWSTRNTLRGLLVEEVRRRLRDSWLERGAAPAELGWIDEVFDPRVLTVGFARRVPTYKRLTLMLRDPERLRALLLDPERPVQLVVAGKSHPADDGGKALIQQIVRFADDPAVRHRIVFLPDYDMSMARYLYWGCDVWLNNPLRPLEACGTSGMKSALNGGLNLSIRDGWWDEMYDGENGWAIPTADGIRDEHRRDDLEAAALYELLERAVLPRFYDRDHDGVPARWMEMVRHTLRTLGPKVLASRMVRDYAVGYYARAAAAFEAVSADDFKGAWDLSAYRRRVESAWPSVKVLQVDSSGLPDLPVIGSELALRARIDLGGLTPADVSVHAVLGRVSPGDDLTDVHAIPMRHHGTDSGAEIFTVTTPVPISGAVGYTIRVLPHHPLLASDAELGLVATPSP, encoded by the coding sequence GTGAAGGCTTTGCGTCGATTCACCGTTCGCGCCCACTTGCCGGAGCGGTTGTCCGCGTTGACCGAGCTGGCTACCAATCTGCGCTGGTCTTGGCATGGGCCGACGCAGGATGTTTTCGCCGAGTTGGATCCCCGATTGTGGGTTGAGGTCGGGCACGATCCGGTGCGGATGCTGGGGGACGTGCCGGCCGAGCGGCTCGACGAGTTGGCGGCGGACGCGGCGTACACGCGGCGGGTGGATGCGGCGGCGGCGGATCTGGCCGACTACTTGGCTCGGCCGCGGTGGTTTCAGAAGCAGCAGCGGGGGCCGCGGGGGATCGCGTACTTCTCGATGGAGTTCGGGGTCAGTGAAGTGCTGCCCAACTATTCGGGCGGGCTCGGGATTCTCGCGGGCGACCATCTGAAGGCGGCCTCCGATCTGGGGCTGCCGCTCATCGGCGTCGGATTGCTGTATCGCTCCGGCTATTTCCGGCAGTCGCTGACCGCCGACGGCTGGCAGGCCGAACACTATCCGGCCGTGGATCCGATGGGTCTGCCGCTGCGGCTGCTGACCGACGGCGGCGCGCCCGTGCTGATTCACGTGGCCATGCCCGAGAGCCGCGTGCTGCGGGCGCGCGTGTGGATCGCCCAGGTGGGCCGAATTCCCTTGCTGCTGCTGGATTCCGATATCGCCGAGAACGATCCGGAACTGCGCGCCGTCACCGACCGGCTCTACGGCGGCGACCAGGACCACCGCATCAAACAGGAGATCCTGGCCGGCATCGGCGGCGTGCGCGCGGTGCGCGCCTACACCCGCGCCAACGGCCTGCCCGACCCGGACGTCTTCCACATGAACGAGGGCCACGCCGGATTCCTCGGCATCGAGCGTATCCGCGAATACCTGGCCGCCGGAATGGATTTCGACACCGCGCTGACCGCGGTGCGCGCCGGAACCGTGTTCACCACCCACACCCCGGTGCCCGCCGGCATCGATCGTTTCGCGGGCGCCCTGGTGCGCCGCTACTTCGGCGGCACGCACGGTGAGCGGGAATCGCCGGTGCTGCCCGGGGTTTCGGTGGACCGCATCCTGGCCCTGGGCCGCGAGGCCGATCCCTCGGTCTTCAACATGGCCCACCTCGGCCTGCGACTCGCCCAGCGCGCCAACGGCGTTTCGCGACTGCACGGCGCGGTCAGCCGCGACATGTTCGCGCCGCTGTGGCCCGGCTTCGACGCCGCCGAGGTGCCGATCGGCTCCATCACCAACGGGGTGCACGCCCCCACCTGGGCGGCGCGCGAATGGATCGACAAGGCCCGCGAACTCATCGGCGACGAACTGGTCGAGGAGGCGCGCGGCTGGGAACGGCTCTGCGATGTGGACCTGGGCGAGCTGTGGTCCACCCGAAACACGTTGCGCGGCTTGCTGGTCGAGGAAGTCCGGCGGCGCCTGCGCGATTCCTGGCTCGAACGCGGGGCGGCGCCCGCCGAACTCGGCTGGATCGACGAGGTTTTCGACCCCCGCGTGCTGACCGTCGGCTTCGCCCGCCGCGTCCCCACCTACAAGCGCCTCACCCTGATGCTGCGCGACCCGGAACGCCTGCGCGCCCTGCTGCTCGACCCCGAGCGCCCGGTGCAGCTGGTGGTGGCCGGCAAATCCCATCCCGCCGACGACGGCGGCAAGGCCCTCATCCAGCAGATCGTGCGCTTCGCCGACGACCCGGCGGTGCGCCACCGCATCGTCTTCCTGCCCGACTACGACATGTCCATGGCCCGGTATCTGTACTGGGGTTGCGACGTCTGGCTCAACAATCCGTTGCGCCCCTTGGAAGCCTGCGGCACCTCCGGCATGAAGTCCGCCCTCAACGGCGGCCTCAATCTGTCCATCCGCGACGGCTGGTGGGACGAGATGTACGACGGCGAGAACGGCTGGGCCATCCCCACCGCCGACGGCATCCGCGACGAGCACCGCCGCGACGACCTCGAGGCCGCGGCCCTCTACGAACTGCTGGAACGCGCGGTGCTGCCGCGCTTCTACGACCGTGACCACGACGGCGTGCCGGCGCGGTGGATGGAGATGGTGCGCCACACCCTGCGCACGCTCGGCCCGAAGGTGCTGGCGTCGCGCATGGTTCGCGACTACGCCGTCGGCTACTACGCGCGCGCGGCCGCGGCCTTCGAGGCGGTGTCCGCCGACGACTTCAAGGGCGCGTGGGACCTGTCGGCCTATCGCCGCCGCGTCGAATCCGCCTGGCCCAGTGTGAAAGTGCTGCAGGTGGACAGCTCCGGGCTGCCCGACCTGCCGGTCATCGGTTCCGAACTGGCCCTGCGCGCCCGCATCGACCTCGGCGGTCTCACGCCCGCCGACGTGTCCGTGCACGCCGTGCTGGGCCGGGTGTCACCCGGCGACGACCTCACCGACGTGCACGCCATCCCCATGCGGCATCACGGAACCGATTCCGGGGCAGAGATTTTCACGGTCACCACGCCCGTCCCGATCTCCGGCGCGGTCGGCTACACCATTCGTGTCCTGCCGCACCACCCGCTGCTGGCCTCCGACGCGGAACTGGGGTTGGTGGCCACGCCCAGCCCGTGA
- a CDS encoding PaaI family thioesterase, which yields MSKQQIEAVEDQPTQEHHEGGFRPIRELGRDNTRGGVHYGELIEQVRGLMDRVRLADPSDELGLEVIATLKELNAKLDEAVVDEWNAPSWHRNDLPARGNITLPPFLVDSASTEGVRARITFRTFHLGGNSAAHGGHIALGFDDLLGMTAAIYTKQATRTAFLHVDYRSITPLNTELRVHGWVERQEGRKVFVRATLHDGDRLCAEAHGLFVLLKPGQQ from the coding sequence ATGAGCAAGCAGCAGATCGAGGCGGTCGAGGACCAGCCCACCCAGGAGCATCACGAGGGCGGGTTTCGGCCGATCCGAGAACTGGGCCGCGACAACACCCGGGGCGGGGTGCACTACGGGGAGCTCATCGAGCAGGTGCGCGGGCTGATGGATCGGGTGCGGCTCGCCGATCCGTCCGACGAGCTGGGACTCGAGGTGATCGCCACACTGAAGGAGCTCAACGCCAAGCTGGACGAGGCGGTGGTGGACGAGTGGAACGCGCCGTCCTGGCATCGCAACGATCTGCCCGCGCGCGGCAACATCACGCTGCCGCCGTTCCTGGTGGACTCCGCGAGCACGGAGGGCGTGCGGGCGCGCATCACCTTCCGCACCTTCCACCTGGGCGGCAACAGCGCCGCCCACGGCGGTCATATCGCCCTCGGCTTCGACGACCTGCTGGGCATGACCGCGGCGATCTACACCAAGCAGGCCACCCGCACCGCCTTCCTGCACGTCGACTACCGCTCGATCACGCCGCTGAACACCGAACTGCGCGTGCACGGCTGGGTCGAGCGCCAGGAGGGCCGCAAGGTGTTCGTGCGCGCCACCCTGCACGACGGCGACCGGCTGTGCGCGGAGGCCCACGGGCTGTTCGTGCTCCTCAAACCCGGCCAGCAGTAG
- a CDS encoding alpha-1,4-glucan--maltose-1-phosphate maltosyltransferase, producing MTGRIAIDDTAPAIPGGRPAKAVVGEVVPVRAVVWREGHEAVAATLAVRGPGSARTQRIRMSPEYEPDVFNAVFTPGEPGRWTFRIEGWSDPLATWRAGVEAKLAVGQSAGDLANDLEIGARLLERAAQAVPRRQWEVLREAAASLRSAAQLPARVAPAFSAEVSAILRATPLRELVTRGPQHTVQVDRQRALYGSWYEFFPRSTGGWDADGKPVHGSFATAAKELPRIAAMGFDVVYLPPIHPIGEVNRKGPNNSLTAGPRDVGSPWAIGSRDGGHDAIHPLLGTEADFTDFVGAARELGLEVALDLALQCAPDHPWVTAHPEWFTTLPDGTIAYAENPPKKYQDIYPLNFDNDPDGLYAEILRVVRHWIGLGVTIFRVDNPHTKPADFWEWLIAQVHRKNPEIIFLSEAFTRPARMYGLARRGFSQSYTYFTWRTHKHEIEEFGRELAAKADEARANLFVNTPDILHESLQHGGPGMFAIRAVLAATLGPSWGVYSGFELFEHQAVQPGSEEYLDSEKYQLRPRHFAEAAARGESLEPWLTRLNEIRRAHPALQQVRCIHFHAVDNDALLAFSKFDPTTGDAVLVVVNLDPFGAQQGMVSLELPALGREWHDRPVVRDEISGEEYHWGQSNYVRLDPARAVAHILTLPPVPAAARTELAYRRSFR from the coding sequence GTGACCGGCCGCATCGCCATCGATGACACCGCCCCCGCGATCCCCGGCGGCCGGCCGGCCAAGGCCGTGGTCGGCGAGGTGGTCCCGGTGCGCGCGGTGGTCTGGCGCGAGGGCCACGAGGCGGTGGCCGCCACGCTCGCGGTGCGCGGCCCGGGTTCGGCTCGCACACAGCGCATTCGCATGTCCCCCGAGTACGAGCCGGACGTCTTCAACGCCGTGTTCACTCCCGGCGAGCCCGGTCGCTGGACCTTCCGCATCGAAGGCTGGAGCGATCCCCTCGCCACCTGGCGCGCGGGCGTCGAAGCCAAGCTCGCGGTCGGTCAGAGCGCCGGGGACCTGGCCAACGACCTCGAGATCGGGGCGCGCCTGCTGGAGCGGGCCGCCCAGGCGGTGCCGCGCAGACAGTGGGAGGTGCTGCGGGAGGCGGCCGCCTCCCTGCGCAGCGCCGCCCAGCTGCCCGCCCGGGTGGCTCCCGCGTTCAGCGCCGAGGTGAGCGCGATCCTGCGGGCGACGCCCTTGCGCGAGTTGGTGACTCGCGGGCCGCAGCACACCGTGCAGGTGGATCGGCAGCGGGCGCTGTACGGGTCCTGGTACGAATTCTTCCCGCGCTCCACCGGCGGCTGGGACGCCGACGGCAAGCCGGTGCACGGCAGCTTCGCCACCGCCGCCAAGGAACTCCCGCGCATCGCCGCCATGGGTTTCGATGTCGTGTACCTGCCGCCGATCCACCCCATCGGTGAGGTGAATCGCAAGGGCCCCAACAACTCGCTGACCGCCGGCCCGCGGGATGTGGGCTCGCCATGGGCCATCGGGTCGCGCGACGGTGGCCACGACGCCATCCACCCGCTGCTGGGCACCGAGGCCGATTTCACCGATTTCGTCGGCGCCGCACGGGAACTGGGCCTGGAGGTGGCACTCGATCTGGCATTGCAGTGCGCACCCGACCACCCGTGGGTGACGGCGCATCCGGAATGGTTCACCACGCTGCCCGACGGCACCATCGCCTACGCGGAAAATCCGCCGAAGAAGTACCAGGACATCTACCCGCTGAATTTCGACAACGACCCCGACGGCCTCTACGCGGAGATCCTGCGGGTGGTGCGGCATTGGATCGGCTTGGGCGTCACCATATTCCGGGTCGACAATCCGCACACCAAACCCGCCGACTTCTGGGAGTGGCTGATCGCGCAGGTGCACCGGAAGAACCCGGAGATCATTTTCCTGTCCGAGGCCTTCACCCGCCCGGCGCGCATGTACGGATTGGCGCGGCGCGGATTCAGCCAGTCCTACACGTATTTCACCTGGCGCACCCACAAACACGAGATCGAGGAATTCGGCAGGGAATTGGCGGCCAAGGCCGACGAGGCGCGCGCCAATCTGTTCGTGAACACCCCCGACATCCTGCACGAGAGCCTGCAGCACGGCGGCCCGGGCATGTTCGCCATCCGCGCGGTGCTGGCCGCCACCCTCGGGCCGAGCTGGGGTGTGTATTCCGGATTCGAGCTGTTCGAGCATCAGGCGGTGCAGCCGGGCAGCGAGGAATACCTGGATTCGGAGAAATATCAGCTGCGCCCACGGCATTTCGCCGAAGCGGCCGCGCGCGGGGAATCCCTGGAGCCGTGGCTGACCCGGCTCAACGAGATCCGGCGCGCGCATCCGGCGCTGCAGCAGGTGCGCTGCATCCACTTCCACGCCGTGGACAACGATGCGCTGCTGGCCTTTTCGAAGTTCGACCCCACCACCGGGGACGCCGTGCTGGTGGTGGTCAACCTGGATCCGTTCGGCGCGCAACAGGGCATGGTGTCGCTGGAGCTGCCCGCCCTCGGCCGCGAATGGCACGACCGCCCGGTGGTGCGCGACGAGATCAGCGGCGAGGAATACCATTGGGGGCAAAGCAATTACGTGCGCCTGGACCCCGCCCGTGCGGTCGCGCACATTCTCACCCTGCCGCCTGTCCCGGCCGCCGCGCGCACCGAGCTCGCCTATCGCAGATCGTTCCGATGA
- the glgB gene encoding 1,4-alpha-glucan branching protein GlgB encodes MNRRDLLLLAAGTHPDPHTVLGAHPHAEGTVLRVLRPHAESVAARIGGVDHPLEHTAHGVFETVLPYPELWDYRLVTSYPGGRTVVDADGYRFLPTLGEVDLHLLGEGRHERLWEVLGAHPRRYTTLDGDVDGTAFAVWAPNARGVAVIGDFDGWSGNTAPMRKLGDSGVWELFVPGLGPGALYKYRVHGADGRTVDHADPMAFATEAPPATASVITASEFAWGDAQWLRRRDATDPLRAPISIYEVHLGSWRLGLGYRELAEQLADYVAAQGFTHIELLPVAEHPFGGSWGYQVTSYYAPTARFGSPDDFRYLVDHLHRKGIGVLLDWVPAHFPRDEWALARFDGTALYEHADPRRGEQLDWGTYVFNFGRHEVRNFLVANALFWLEEFHLDGLRVDAVASMLYLDYSRPDWEPNIHGGRENLEAVSFLQEMNATVHKHHPGVLTIAEESTTWPGVTRATEVGGLGFTMKWNMGWMHDTLGYLAHDPVYRTWHHNEATFSLTYAWSENYLLPISHDEVVYGKGTLWTRMPGDDFTKASGVRALLAYMWAHPGKQLLFMGQEFGQFREWDHDRGLDWHELENPLHQGIRALVADLNRLYVASPALWSQDTSPGGYAWIDADDRDNNVLSFLRYGTDGSMLACVYNFSGQRLDGYRIGLPGPASDSWYEVLNTDAIGYAGSGIDRAERICAEPVPWHGRAASAVLTLAPHSALWLSTTAAAVRD; translated from the coding sequence ATGAACCGTCGCGACCTTCTGCTGCTGGCGGCGGGCACCCATCCCGATCCGCACACGGTGCTGGGGGCGCATCCGCATGCGGAGGGCACCGTCCTGCGGGTCCTGCGACCGCACGCGGAGTCGGTGGCGGCGCGCATCGGCGGGGTCGATCATCCGCTCGAGCACACGGCGCACGGGGTTTTCGAGACGGTCCTGCCGTACCCGGAGCTGTGGGACTATCGCCTCGTCACCTCCTACCCGGGCGGGCGCACGGTGGTCGACGCGGACGGCTACCGCTTTCTGCCCACCCTCGGCGAGGTGGATCTGCATCTGCTCGGCGAGGGTCGGCACGAACGGCTCTGGGAGGTGCTGGGCGCGCACCCGCGCCGCTACACCACCCTCGACGGCGACGTGGACGGGACCGCCTTCGCGGTGTGGGCGCCCAATGCGCGCGGTGTCGCGGTCATCGGCGATTTCGACGGCTGGAGCGGAAACACCGCGCCCATGCGGAAACTCGGCGATTCCGGGGTGTGGGAGCTGTTCGTCCCCGGCCTCGGCCCGGGCGCCCTGTACAAGTATCGGGTGCACGGGGCGGACGGACGCACCGTCGACCACGCCGACCCGATGGCCTTCGCCACCGAGGCGCCGCCCGCCACCGCCTCGGTGATCACCGCGAGCGAATTCGCCTGGGGCGACGCGCAATGGCTGCGCCGGCGCGACGCCACCGATCCGCTGCGCGCGCCGATCAGCATCTACGAGGTGCATCTGGGGTCGTGGCGGCTCGGGCTCGGTTATCGCGAGCTCGCCGAGCAGCTCGCGGATTACGTTGCCGCCCAAGGCTTCACCCACATCGAACTGCTGCCGGTGGCCGAGCATCCCTTCGGCGGCTCCTGGGGGTACCAGGTCACCTCCTATTACGCGCCGACCGCCCGCTTCGGCTCCCCCGACGACTTCCGCTACCTGGTGGATCACCTGCACCGCAAGGGAATCGGCGTCCTGCTCGACTGGGTGCCCGCGCACTTCCCCCGCGACGAATGGGCACTGGCCCGGTTCGACGGCACCGCCCTCTACGAGCACGCCGACCCGCGCCGCGGCGAGCAACTCGACTGGGGCACCTATGTTTTCAACTTCGGCCGCCACGAGGTCCGCAACTTCCTGGTCGCCAACGCCCTGTTCTGGCTCGAGGAGTTCCATCTCGACGGGCTGCGCGTGGACGCCGTCGCCAGCATGCTCTACCTCGACTACTCGCGACCTGACTGGGAGCCCAATATCCATGGCGGGCGCGAGAATCTGGAGGCGGTGTCGTTTCTGCAGGAGATGAACGCGACCGTGCACAAACATCATCCGGGCGTGCTCACCATCGCCGAGGAGTCCACCACCTGGCCCGGCGTCACCCGCGCCACCGAGGTCGGCGGCCTGGGCTTCACCATGAAATGGAACATGGGCTGGATGCACGACACCCTCGGGTATCTCGCCCACGACCCGGTGTACCGGACCTGGCACCACAACGAGGCCACCTTCTCGCTGACCTACGCCTGGAGCGAGAACTACCTGCTGCCCATCAGCCACGACGAGGTCGTCTACGGCAAGGGCACGCTGTGGACGCGCATGCCCGGCGACGACTTCACCAAGGCGAGCGGAGTGCGTGCGCTGCTGGCCTATATGTGGGCGCATCCGGGCAAACAGCTGCTGTTCATGGGCCAGGAGTTCGGGCAGTTTCGGGAATGGGACCACGATCGCGGCCTGGACTGGCACGAACTGGAAAACCCGCTGCACCAAGGCATTCGAGCGCTGGTCGCCGACCTCAATCGGCTCTACGTCGCGAGTCCGGCGCTGTGGAGCCAGGACACCTCCCCGGGCGGCTACGCCTGGATCGACGCCGACGACCGCGACAACAATGTGCTCTCGTTCCTGCGCTACGGCACCGACGGATCCATGCTGGCCTGCGTCTACAACTTCTCCGGGCAGCGCCTGGACGGCTACCGCATCGGATTGCCCGGACCCGCGTCCGACTCGTGGTATGAGGTCCTGAACACCGACGCGATCGGCTACGCGGGCAGCGGCATCGACCGGGCGGAGCGCATTTGCGCCGAGCCGGTGCCCTGGCACGGGCGCGCGGCCTCGGCGGTCCTGACCCTCGCGCCGCACAGCGCGCTCTGGTTGTCGACAACCGCTGCCGCCGTGCGCGATTGA
- a CDS encoding TIGR03086 family metal-binding protein, which yields MISTYEQLLGSGRALVELDARAVRKSIEIVEGVVAADLERATPCAGWALRDLLEHCIVQHYGFAAAARGEDDLALWKPRPLSDDPVGEYRAAAEQVLAAFAEPGVLERQFPLPEIRNGIVIPAPLAISFHFIDYIVHTWDIARALGRTVEFDADLLAAGLPVAEAVPGGAVREQPGASFAPAVDADGATGLDRILTVLGRSPAWPE from the coding sequence ATGATAAGCACATATGAACAATTGCTGGGGTCGGGGCGCGCGCTGGTCGAGTTGGATGCGCGGGCGGTGCGGAAGAGCATCGAGATTGTGGAAGGGGTGGTGGCGGCGGATCTCGAGCGGGCGACGCCGTGTGCGGGGTGGGCGTTGCGAGACCTGTTGGAGCACTGCATTGTTCAGCACTATGGGTTCGCGGCGGCGGCTCGGGGGGAGGATGATCTGGCGCTGTGGAAGCCGCGGCCGTTGAGTGATGATCCGGTCGGCGAGTATCGGGCGGCGGCCGAGCAGGTGCTGGCGGCCTTCGCGGAGCCGGGGGTGCTGGAGCGGCAGTTTCCGTTGCCGGAGATTCGGAACGGGATCGTGATTCCCGCGCCGCTGGCGATCAGCTTCCACTTCATCGACTACATCGTGCACACCTGGGATATCGCGCGGGCACTGGGGCGGACCGTCGAGTTCGACGCGGATCTGCTGGCTGCCGGTCTGCCGGTGGCCGAAGCGGTGCCGGGGGGTGCGGTGCGGGAGCAGCCGGGCGCATCCTTCGCTCCCGCGGTCGACGCGGACGGGGCCACGGGTCTGGACCGGATTCTCACGGTCCTGGGTCGGTCGCCGGCCTGGCCGGAGTGA
- a CDS encoding tetratricopeptide repeat protein: MSGAVDLSALKQPAVSAAEVPGDHAVTEANFEERVLRRSTQVPVVVALYSQRSPGSIELVKLLEKLVGQGNGDWDLATVEAEANMRIAQAFGVQGIPTVVAVAAGQPLADFTGNQPEEQVTGWIAAVVDAVRGKLPGVGAGEADAEPEAPEDPRFVAAETALENGDFEGAITAYQAILTAEPTNAEAKAALRQVQFLSRVQELDPAATAKADADPADLDAALAAADLDMFNQQPEAAFDRLIAQVKRTAGDDRTRARTHLLELFELFDPAEPIVVAARRKLAAALY, translated from the coding sequence ATGTCGGGCGCGGTTGACCTGTCCGCCCTCAAGCAGCCGGCCGTCTCGGCCGCGGAGGTCCCCGGTGACCATGCCGTCACCGAGGCCAACTTCGAGGAGCGAGTGCTGCGGCGCTCCACCCAGGTGCCGGTGGTGGTGGCGCTGTACTCGCAGCGCAGCCCCGGCAGCATCGAACTGGTGAAGCTGCTCGAGAAGCTGGTCGGCCAGGGCAATGGCGACTGGGATCTCGCCACCGTCGAGGCCGAGGCGAATATGCGTATCGCGCAGGCGTTCGGCGTGCAGGGCATCCCGACCGTGGTGGCCGTGGCCGCCGGCCAGCCGCTGGCCGACTTCACCGGCAACCAGCCCGAAGAGCAGGTGACCGGGTGGATCGCCGCGGTGGTGGACGCCGTGCGCGGCAAGCTGCCCGGCGTCGGCGCGGGTGAGGCGGACGCCGAACCCGAAGCGCCGGAGGACCCGCGCTTCGTCGCCGCCGAAACCGCCTTGGAGAACGGCGATTTCGAGGGCGCCATCACCGCCTACCAGGCCATCCTGACCGCCGAGCCGACCAACGCGGAGGCCAAGGCCGCCCTGCGTCAGGTCCAATTCCTTTCCCGCGTACAGGAACTCGACCCCGCCGCCACCGCGAAGGCCGACGCCGACCCGGCCGACCTGGACGCCGCGCTCGCCGCCGCCGACCTCGACATGTTCAACCAGCAGCCCGAAGCCGCCTTCGACCGCCTGATCGCCCAGGTCAAGCGCACCGCCGGCGACGACCGCACCCGAGCCCGCACCCACCTGCTCGAACTCTTCGAACTCTTCGATCCCGCCGAACCCATCGTGGTCGCCGCCCGCCGCAAACTCGCCGCCGCCCTCTACTGA